Proteins found in one Pirellulales bacterium genomic segment:
- a CDS encoding SAV_6107 family HEPN domain-containing protein: MSWNTLLTEGKVTPHQTSRNELADLRGVVARNLADAAIPGLSTDNRFAIAYQAALLAAKMAIACAGYRVKGEGAHRTTFVALKLALGRQYGKMADYFDRCRRIRNDLVYDTEGVVSANDAEELFNTATQFAQSVENWIAKTHPNLS, encoded by the coding sequence ATGAGCTGGAACACCTTATTGACCGAAGGTAAAGTCACTCCCCATCAAACCAGCCGGAACGAACTGGCGGATTTGAGGGGGGTTGTCGCGCGCAATCTGGCCGATGCGGCCATTCCCGGCCTTTCCACGGATAATCGCTTTGCCATCGCTTATCAGGCCGCGCTCTTAGCGGCCAAAATGGCAATTGCCTGCGCGGGTTACCGGGTAAAAGGGGAAGGCGCTCATCGCACCACCTTTGTCGCCTTGAAACTAGCCCTGGGTAGACAATACGGCAAAATGGCCGATTACTTTGACCGCTGTCGCCGTATTCGCAATGACTTGGTTTATGATACCGAAGGAGTGGTTTCCGCCAACGATGCGGAGGAACTATTTAATACCGCCACCCAATTTGCTCAATCCGTGGAAAACTGGATTGCCAAAACGCATCCAAATCTCTCTTGA